From a region of the Helianthus annuus cultivar XRQ/B chromosome 5, HanXRQr2.0-SUNRISE, whole genome shotgun sequence genome:
- the LOC110941367 gene encoding uncharacterized protein LOC110941367: MKNTHKRLVVSSFVSSNTNIASMDFRQHSRRSKSFPSSTTISDDPSATLSTPLHYLSIPFSWEKFPGIPKNNNHNNDDSSQNLLPLPPSSHSPTMKKYSGSRSFRNDPFLAAFVECSKDKEFEMESGGERSKLPTSDRSGFVVSMYSSCKRSCAVSESIVYRPRSSTGYILATDQDLSVAKSKP; this comes from the coding sequence atgaaaaacacacacaaaaggtTGGTTGTAAGCTCTTTTGTCTCATCCAACACTAATATAGCTTCCATGGATTTCCGACAGCACTCTCGCCGGAGCAAATCTTTTCCGTCCTCAACCACCATCTCCGACGACCCCTCCGCCACCCTCTCCACTCCCCTACACTACCTCAGCATCCCCTTCTCATGGGAAAAGTTCCCCGGAATCCCCAaaaacaacaaccacaacaacgACGATTCGTCGCAAAATCTCCTCCCTCTGCCGCCATCCAGCCACTCGCCCACGATGAAAAAGTATAGCGGCAGCCGGAGCTTCAGAAATGACCCCTTTCTAGCTGCCTTTGTTGAGTGTTCAAAAGATAAAGAGTTTGAGATGGAGAGTGGTGGTGAGAGGTCAAAGCTACCGACTAGCGACCGATCGGGATTTGTGGTCAGTATGTACTCGTCTTGCAAGAGATCATGTGCGGTTTCTGAGTCGATTGTTTACCGACCACGATCGTCTACCGGTTATATTTTAGCGACTGACCAAGACTTATCCGTTGCTAAAAGTAAGCCATGA
- the LOC110941368 gene encoding UDP-galactose transporter 1 has translation MEETRLCSWTVFRSVFAIFQWWSFNVAVIIMNKWIFQKLDFKFPLTVSCVHFICSSIGAYVMIKILKVKPLISVEPEDRWRRIFPMSFVFCINIVLGNVSLRYIPVSFMQTIKSFTPATTVILQWMVWRKYFDWRIWASLVPIVGGILLTSVTELSFNVFGFCAALFGCLATSTKTILAESLLHGYKFDSINTVYYMAPFATMILAVPALLLEGAGVLEWIQTSPNLMSSFVIIIGSGVTAFCLNFSIFYVIHSTTAVTFNVAGNLKVAFAVAFSWMIFKNPISPMNAFGCAITLIGCTFYGYVRHRLANQLPGTPRTPRTPRSRLEMTPLVNDKIDDKV, from the exons ATGGAGGAAACCCGATTGTGTTCATGGACCGTCTTCCGATCCGTCTTCGCCATCTTTCAATGGTGGAGTTTCAATGTTGCCGTCATCATCATGAACAAATGGATCTTTCAG AAACTTGATTTCAAGTTCCCTCTGACGGTATCATGTGTACACTTTATATGCTCATCAATTGGGGCGTATGTGATGATCAAAATCCTAAAGGTTAAACCGCTCATATCCGTCGAACCTGAAGATCGGTGGAGGAGAATCTTTCCAATGTCGTTTGTGTTTTGTATCAATATAGTTTTGGGAAACGTCAGCCTACGTTACATCCCTGTTTCGTTTATGCAAACCATCAAGTCATTTACCCCCGCAACAACAG TGATTTTGCAGTGGATGGTATGGAGAAAGTACTTTGATTGGAGAATTTGGGCCTCTCTTGTTCCAATTGTTGGAGGGATTCTTCTTACGTCTGTTACCGAACTTAGTTTTAACGTTTTCGGGTTCTGTGCCGCTTTATTTGGTTGTCTTGCAACGTCAACGAAAACTATTCTTGCAGAGTCTTTGCTTCATGGTTATAAGTTTGACAG CATAAACACCGTGTACTATATGGCACCATTTGCAACTATGATATTAGCGGTCCCCGCACTTCTTCTAGAAGGAGCTGGAGTTTTGGAATGGATTCAGACAAGCCCTAATCTTATGTCGTCATTCGTAATCATTATCGGGTCAGGAGTAACCGCTTTTTGCCTTAACTTCTCCATCTTTTATGTCATCCACTCAACAACCGCTGTCACTTTCAACGTTGCTGGAAATCTTAAG GTGGCATTTGCGGTTGCATTTTCATGGATGATATTTAAAAACCCGATTTCTCCTATGAACGCATTTGGGTGTGCAATAACTCTGATAGGATGCACGTTTTACGGGTATGTTAGACACAGGCTTGCTAACCAACTACCGGGAACTCCTCGTACTCCGCGGACCCCACGTTCTCGCTTGGAAATGACTCCACTTGTAAACGATAAAATAGATGATAAAGTTTAG